GTGCCCGGTGGGTTCACCCTCCCCAACGGCCCCCGGGACAGCCGCACCTTCGCCACCGCCACCGGCCGGGCCCGCTTCACCGTGAACCCGCTGGAGGTGCTGCGGGTGCCCGAGGGCCGGCTCCTGCTCCAGACCGTGCGCAGCCACGACCAGTACAACACCACCATCTACGGGCTCGACGACCGCTACCGGGGCATCCGGGGCGGGCGGCGGGTGGTCTTCGCCCACCCCGACGACCTGGCCGCCCTGGGCCTGGCCGACGGCGACCGGGTGGACGTGGTGTCGGAGTGGACCGACGGCGAGCGCCGGGCCCCCGACTTCCGGCTGGTGGCCTACCCGGCGGCCCGGGGCACGTGCGCGGCCTACTTCCCGGAGGCCAACGTGCTGGTGCCGCTGGGCAGCACGGCCGAGGTCAGCGGCACCCCCACGTCCAAGTCGATCGTGGTCCGCTTCGAGCCGGTCAGCCCGAGCCGCGGGTGATGAAGCGCATGGCTTCCTGACGGGTGGCCACGTTGGTGCGGAACAGGCCCCGCACCGCCGAGGTCACCGTCGAGGTCCCGGCCTTGCGCACCCCCCGCATGGACATGCACAGGTGCTCGGCCTCCACCACCACCATCACGCCCTTGGGCTCCAGGCCCTCGGCCAGGGCGTCGGCCACCTGCGAGGTGAGGCGCTCCTGCACCTGGGGCCGGCGGGCGTAGCCGTCGACCAGGCGGGCCACCTTGGACAGGCCGATGATCCGGCCGTCGTCGTTGGGGATGTAGGCCACGTGCGCCGTCCCGATGAACGGCACCAGGTGGTGCTCGCACACCGAGTAGAGCGGGATGTCGCGGACCATGACCATCTCGTCGTGGTCGGCCTCGAAGGTGGTCTTCAGGTGCTGGCGGGGGTCCTCGTGGAGGCCGGAGGCCACCTCGGCCCACAGGCGGGCCACCCGCTCGGGGGTGGCGGCCAGGCCGTCGCGCCCGGTGTCCTCGCCGATGGCCTCCAGCAGCTCGCGCACGGCAGCGGCCACCCGCTCCTCGTCCACCCCGGCCCCGGGTCCGGTGGGGGGCAGCACCGGCACCGGCCCGTCGCCGGTCACGGCGCCCCCCGGAAGGTGCGGATGTCGGGCAGGTTGCGGTAGCGCTCGGCCACGTCGAGGCCGAACCCGATGACGAACTCGGGCGGGATGGGGAAGCCCACGTAGCGCAGGTCGAGGTCGCCCTTCTGCTGCCCCTCCCGGAGGAGCAGGGCGCACACCTCCAGGCTGGCCGGGCCGCGGGCCTGCAGGTTGCGGCGCAGGTACTGGAGGGTCAGGCCGCTGTCGATGATGTCCTCGACGATGATCACGTCGCGGCCCGACAGGTCGAGGTCGAGGTCCTTGACGATGCGGACGACGCCGCTGGTCTTGGTGGCCGCGCCGTAGGACGAGACGGCCATGAAGTCACACTCCACGGGCAGGTCGATGGCCCGGGCCAGGTCGGCCATGAACACGAAGGCGCCCTTCAGCACGCCGACGAGGAGGGGAGCCCGGCCCTGGTAGTCGGCGGTGATGCGGGCGCCCAGCTCGGCGATCCGGGCCGCGATGTCGGCCGCGCCGACGACCACGTCGCCCAGGGCGGGATCGTCGGGGCCGGGGCTCGGCGTCTCCATCGGCGGAACGGTACCGGCTGGCCCGCGGCCGGCCCGCACCCCTCCCCCGCCCGGGCCGCTCAGAGGCCGAGGCCGGGGAGGGCGCCGGTGTCGAGGGGGCTGGGGCCGTCGGCCCGGAGGCGGTGCCAGCCGGCGGCGGCCACCATGGCCGCGTTGTCGGTGCACATGGCCGGGGTGGGCAGCGACACCCGCAGCCCGGCCTCGTCCCCGGCCTCCACCACCCGGCTCCGCAGCAGGGAGTTGGCGGCCACGCCCCCGCCCAGGCAGAGGCCCCGGGCCCCGACCTGCTCGGCGGCCCGGAGGGCCTTGGCCACCAGCACGTCGACCACCGCGGCCTGGAACGAGGCGGCGATGTCCTCCGTGGTGGCATCGGGGTGGCGCCGGCAGTGGGTGATGACCGCCGTCTTCAGCCCCGAGAACGACAGGTCCAGCCCGTCGTCGAGCATGGCCCGCGGGAAGCGGATGGCCTCGGGGTCGCCCTGGCGGGCGGCGGCGTCGATGGCCGGCCCGCCCGGGTAGGCCAGGCCCAGGTAGCGGGCCACCTTGTCGAAGGCCTCGCCGGCGGCGTCGTCCACGGTGCCGCCCAGCACCTCGTACGAGCCGGGGGCGTCCATGGCCACCAGCAGGGTGTGGCCCCCCGAGACCAGCAGCACCACCACCGGCAGGTCCAGGTCCGGGTCGTCGAGGAGGGCGGCGTGGAGGTGGGCCTCCAGGTGGTTGACGGCCACGAAGGGCACGTCCCACACCAGGGCCAGGGCCTTGGCCGTGGCCACGCCGACCAGCAGGGCGCCCACCAGGCCCGGGCCGTAGGTGGCGGCCACCGCGCCGACCTCGTCGTCGGCCACCCCGCTCTCGACCAGGGCCTCGGCCACCACCGGGGTGAGCAGCTCGACGTGGGCCCGGCTGGCCACCTCGGGCACCACGCCGCCGTAGCGGGCGTGCACGTCGACCTGGCTGGAGACCACCGAGGAACGCACCTGGCGCCCGCCGACCACGACGGCGGCCGCCGTCTCGTCGCACGAGGTCTCGATGCCGAGCACGGCCAGCTGGCCCATGTCGGCCGGCGGCGTCCAGAGGGGCGCGGCGGTCGTCACGGCTGCCGCACCCCCTGCACCAGGCTGGGCGCAGGCAGGCCGGCCTCGATGCGGGCCAGGCGGGCGGCGTAGGGCTCGCCCTGCACGTCGATCGCCCACATGATCAGCGCGTCCTCCCGGTTGTCCACGTAGTACGCCTTGCGCACCCCGGAGGGGGCGAAGCCGAAGCGGCGGTAGAGGGCTTGGGCCCCCCGGTTGGAGGCCCGGACCTCCAGCGTGACCCGCTCGGCCCCGAGGGCGACGGCCTCGCGCAGCAGCACCAGCAGCACCCGGGTGGCGATGCCCTGGCGCTGGTGGACCGGGGCCACGGCCACGGTGGTGACGTGGGCGTCGTCGACGATGACCATCAGGCCGGCGTAGCCGACCACCGTGCTCCCCTGGCGGGCCACGAGGTAGCTGCGGCCCTCGGTGGTGGCCAGCTCGCCGAGGTAGAGGGCCAGGGACCAGGGCCGGGTGTAGACGGCGTTGTCGATGCGCAGCACCTGGCGCAGGTGGCGCCGGCGCATGGGGGTGATGACCAGCCGACCGGGCGCCCCGGGGGCCGACGGGGCCGACGGCCCGCCCGGGGGGTCGTGGGGGCCGGGTCGGGCGCCGGGCAGCGGTGGCCGGCGATCGGGCTCGGGGACGGCAGCCATCACGCCTCCCCGATCGGGGCGGGGGACAGGCCGGCCCTGGTGGCCCAGCCGATCTCGGCGTCGGGCTTGCGCAGGTACGTGGGCGTGACCTCCCACACGGGCACCCACTCCTCGCG
The Acidimicrobiales bacterium DNA segment above includes these coding regions:
- the folE gene encoding GTP cyclohydrolase I FolE gives rise to the protein MTGDGPVPVLPPTGPGAGVDEERVAAAVRELLEAIGEDTGRDGLAATPERVARLWAEVASGLHEDPRQHLKTTFEADHDEMVMVRDIPLYSVCEHHLVPFIGTAHVAYIPNDDGRIIGLSKVARLVDGYARRPQVQERLTSQVADALAEGLEPKGVMVVVEAEHLCMSMRGVRKAGTSTVTSAVRGLFRTNVATRQEAMRFITRGSG
- the hpt gene encoding hypoxanthine phosphoribosyltransferase — protein: METPSPGPDDPALGDVVVGAADIAARIAELGARITADYQGRAPLLVGVLKGAFVFMADLARAIDLPVECDFMAVSSYGAATKTSGVVRIVKDLDLDLSGRDVIIVEDIIDSGLTLQYLRRNLQARGPASLEVCALLLREGQQKGDLDLRYVGFPIPPEFVIGFGLDVAERYRNLPDIRTFRGAP
- the tsaD gene encoding tRNA (adenosine(37)-N6)-threonylcarbamoyltransferase complex transferase subunit TsaD; translation: MTTAAPLWTPPADMGQLAVLGIETSCDETAAAVVVGGRQVRSSVVSSQVDVHARYGGVVPEVASRAHVELLTPVVAEALVESGVADDEVGAVAATYGPGLVGALLVGVATAKALALVWDVPFVAVNHLEAHLHAALLDDPDLDLPVVVLLVSGGHTLLVAMDAPGSYEVLGGTVDDAAGEAFDKVARYLGLAYPGGPAIDAAARQGDPEAIRFPRAMLDDGLDLSFSGLKTAVITHCRRHPDATTEDIAASFQAAVVDVLVAKALRAAEQVGARGLCLGGGVAANSLLRSRVVEAGDEAGLRVSLPTPAMCTDNAAMVAAAGWHRLRADGPSPLDTGALPGLGL
- the rimI gene encoding ribosomal protein S18-alanine N-acetyltransferase, whose translation is MAAVPEPDRRPPLPGARPGPHDPPGGPSAPSAPGAPGRLVITPMRRRHLRQVLRIDNAVYTRPWSLALYLGELATTEGRSYLVARQGSTVVGYAGLMVIVDDAHVTTVAVAPVHQRQGIATRVLLVLLREAVALGAERVTLEVRASNRGAQALYRRFGFAPSGVRKAYYVDNREDALIMWAIDVQGEPYAARLARIEAGLPAPSLVQGVRQP